A window of the Parabacteroides sp. FAFU027 genome harbors these coding sequences:
- the aroQ gene encoding type II 3-dehydroquinate dehydratase, which produces MKIQIINGPNLNLLGKREPSIYGNSSFESYLEQLKTKYQDCEFFYYQSNIEGEMIDKIHEVGFDFDAIIMNAGAYTHTSIALHDAIKAVKTPVIEVHISNIHQRESFRHVSMIAPACKGSILGFGMDSYRLAVEAALQF; this is translated from the coding sequence ATGAAGATACAGATAATCAATGGCCCTAACTTGAATCTGTTGGGCAAAAGAGAGCCTTCCATTTACGGAAACAGCTCATTCGAATCGTATCTCGAACAACTAAAAACTAAATATCAGGATTGCGAATTTTTTTATTATCAGTCAAATATCGAAGGAGAAATGATTGATAAAATTCATGAAGTCGGTTTTGACTTTGACGCGATCATAATGAATGCCGGAGCATATACGCATACTTCCATCGCATTGCACGATGCTATTAAAGCGGTTAAAACGCCTGTAATTGAAGTGCATATTTCTAATATACATCAGCGCGAATCGTTTCGCCATGTATCGATGATCGCACCGGCCTGTAAAGGCAGTATCCTGGGATTCGGAATGGATTCATACCGGTTAGCTGTCGAAGCTGCATTGCAGTTTTAA
- the xerD gene encoding site-specific tyrosine recombinase XerD, giving the protein MKDNQSVVKKYVTYLQLEKSLSKNSIEAYLDDLEKLAQFVETEEKTVTDVTLDDLHQFVAQLHDVGICPRSQARIISGIKSFYNFLLLDGYVEASPCELLESPKIGLKIPDVLSIEEIDLLISYIDRSKPEGQRNRAILELLYSCGLRVSELVNLNISDIYPDERFIRVLGKGNKQRLVPISETALHEIQLYFLDRHKAPIKKGHEDAVFLNRRGQKLSRVMIFYIIKELLAETGIKKKVSPHTFRHSFATHLLEGGANLRVIQQMLGHERITTTEIYTHIDRERLRREILEHHPRNIKYKKPD; this is encoded by the coding sequence ATGAAGGACAACCAATCTGTTGTAAAAAAATACGTTACCTACCTGCAATTGGAAAAATCGTTGAGTAAAAATTCTATCGAAGCTTACCTCGACGATCTCGAAAAACTGGCTCAATTTGTGGAGACGGAAGAGAAAACGGTCACGGATGTGACACTTGACGACCTTCACCAATTTGTAGCGCAACTGCACGATGTAGGCATCTGCCCACGATCTCAGGCACGCATAATTTCCGGGATTAAATCGTTCTACAATTTCCTGTTATTGGACGGTTACGTTGAAGCTTCACCCTGCGAATTACTCGAATCACCCAAAATCGGATTAAAAATCCCCGATGTACTGAGCATAGAAGAGATAGACCTACTGATTTCGTACATAGACCGCTCCAAACCTGAGGGACAGCGTAACCGGGCCATACTCGAACTGCTCTACAGTTGTGGACTGCGTGTCTCGGAGCTGGTAAACCTCAACATCAGTGACATTTACCCCGACGAACGCTTTATCCGGGTTTTGGGTAAAGGGAACAAACAACGACTTGTCCCGATTTCGGAGACTGCCCTGCACGAAATACAGCTCTATTTCCTTGATCGCCACAAAGCCCCGATAAAAAAAGGGCATGAAGACGCCGTCTTTCTCAACCGCCGAGGACAAAAGCTCTCCCGAGTGATGATCTTTTACATCATCAAGGAGTTGCTTGCCGAAACGGGGATCAAAAAAAAGGTAAGTCCACACACTTTCCGGCACTCTTTTGCCACCCACCTGCTCGAAGGAGGAGCCAACCTTCGCGTCATCCAGCAAATGCTGGGGCACGAACGAATTACCACAACCGAAATTTACACTCACATTGACCGGGAGAGGTTACGCCGGGAAATACTGGAACATCACCCAAGAAATATAAAGTATAAAAAGCCTGACTAA